In the genome of Pan troglodytes isolate AG18354 chromosome 15, NHGRI_mPanTro3-v2.0_pri, whole genome shotgun sequence, one region contains:
- the PCK2 gene encoding phosphoenolpyruvate carboxykinase [GTP], mitochondrial isoform X1, whose protein sequence is MAALYRPGLRLSWHGLSPLGWPSCRSIQTLRVLSGDLGQLPTGIRDFVEHSAHLCQPEGIHICDGTEAENTATLTLLEQQGLIRKLPKYNNCWLARTDPKDVARVESKTVIVTPSQRDTVPLPPGGARGQLGNWMSPADFQRAVDERFPGCMQGRTMYVLPFSMGPVGSPLSRIGVQLTDSAYVVASMRIMTRLGTPVLQALGDGDFVKCLHSVGQPLTGQGEPVSKWPCNPEKTLIGHVPDQREIISFGSGYGGNSLLGKKCFALRIASRLARDEGWLAEHMLILGITSPAGKKRYVAAAFPSACGKTNLAMMRPALPGWKVECVGDDIAWMRFDSEGRLRAINPENGFFGVAPGTSATTNPNAMATIQSNTIFTNVAETSDGGVYWEGIDQPLPPGVTVTSWLGKPWKPGDKEPCAHPNSRFCAPARQCPIMDPAWEAPEGVPIDAIIFGGRRPKGVPLVYEAFNWRHGVFVGSAMRSESTAAAEHKGKIIMHDPFAMRPFFGYNFGHYLEHWLSMERRKGAQLPRIFHVNWFRRDEAGHFLWPGFGENARVLDWICRRLEGEDSARETPIGLVPKEGALDLSGLGAIDTTQLFSLPKDFWEQEVRDIRSYLTEQVNQDLPKEVLAELEGLERRVHKM, encoded by the exons ATGGCCGCATTGTACCGCCCTGGCCTGCG GCTTAGCTGGCATGGGCTGAGCCCCTTGGGCTGGCCATCATGCCGTAGCATCCAGACCCTGCGAGTGCTTAGTGGAGATCTGGGCCAGCTTCCCACTGGCATTCGAGATTTTGTAGAGCACAGTGCCCACCTGTGCCAACCAGAGGGCATCCACATCTGTGATGGAACTGAGGCTGAGAATACTGCCACACTGACCCTGCTGGAGCAGCAGGGCCTCATCCGAAAGCTCCCCAAGTACAATAACTG CTGGCTGGCCCGCACAGACCCCAAGGATGTGGCACGAGTAGAGAGCAAGACGGTGATTGTAACTCCTTCTCAGCGGGACACGGTACCTCTCCCGCCTGGTGGGGCCCGTGGGCAGCTGGGCAACTGGATGTCCCCAGCTGATTTCCAGCGAGCTGTGGATGAGAGGTTTCCAGGCTGCATGCAGG GCCGCACCATGTATGTGCTTCCATTCAGCATGGGTCCTGTGGGCTCCCCGCTGTCCCGCATCGGGGTGCAGCTCACTGACTCAGCCTATGTGGTGGCAAGCATGCGTATTATGACCCGACTGGGGACACCTGTGCTTCAGGCCCTGGGAGATGGTGACTTTGTCAAGTGTCTGCACTCCGTGGGCCAGCCCCTGACAGGACAAG GGGAGCCGGTGAGCAAGTGGCCGTGCAACCCAGAGAAAACCCTGATTGGCCATGTGCCCGACCAGCGGGAGATCATCTCCTTCGGCAGCGGCTATGGTGGCAACTCCCTGCTGGGCAAGAAGTGCTTTGCCCTACGCATCGCCTCTCGGCTGGCCCGGGATGAGGGCTGGCTGGCAGAGCACATGCTG ATCCTGGGCATCACCAGCCCTGCAGGGAAGAAGCGCTATGTGGCAGCCGCCTTCCCTAGTGCCTGTggcaagaccaacctggctatgATGCGGCCCGCACTGCCAGGCTGGAAAGTGGAGTGTGTGGGGGATGACATTGCTTGGATGAGGTTTGACAGTGAAG GTCGACTCCGGGCCATCAACCCTGAGAACGGCTTCTTTGGGGTTGCCCCTGGTACCTCTGCCACCACCAATCCCAACGCCATGGCTACAATCCAGAGTAACACTATTTTTACCAATGTGGCTGAGACCAGTGATGGTGGCGTGTACTGGGAGGGCATTGACCAGCCTCTTCCACCTGGTGTTACTGTGACCTCCTGGCTGGGCAAACCCTGGAAACCTG GTGACAAGGAGCCCTGTGCACATCCCAACTCTCGATTTTGTGCCCCGGCTCGCCAGTGCCCCATCATGGACCCAGCCTGGGAGGCCCCAGAGGGTGTCCCCATTGATGCCATCATCTTTGGTGGCCGCAGACCCAAAG GGGTACCCCTGGTATACGAGGCCTTCAACTGGCGTCATGGGGTGTTTGTGGGCAGCGCCATGCGCTCTGAGTCCACTGCTGCAGCAGAACACAAAG GGAAGATCATCATGCACGACCCATTTGCCATGCGGCCCTTTTTTGGCTACAACTTCGGGCACTACCTGGAACACTGGCTGAGCATGGAAAGGCGCAAGGGGGCCCAGCTGCCCCGTATCTTCCATGTCAACTGGTTCCGGCGTGACGAGGCAGGGCACTTCCTGTGGCCAGGCTTTGGGGAGAATGCTCGGGTGCTAGACTGGATCTGCCGGCGGTTAGAGGGGGAGGACAGTGCCCGAGAGACACCCATTGGGCTGGTGCCAAAGGAAGGAGCCTTGGATCTCAGCGGCCTCGGAGCTATAGACACCACTCAGCTGTTCTCCCTCCCCAAGGACTTCTGGGAACAGGAGGTTCGTGACATTCGGAGCTACCTGACAGAGCAGGTCAACCAGGATCTGCCCAAAGAGGTGTTGGCTGAGCTTGAGGGCCTGGAGAGACGTGTGCACAAAATGTGA
- the PCK2 gene encoding phosphoenolpyruvate carboxykinase [GTP], mitochondrial isoform X2 yields the protein MSPADFQRAVDERFPGCMQGRTMYVLPFSMGPVGSPLSRIGVQLTDSAYVVASMRIMTRLGTPVLQALGDGDFVKCLHSVGQPLTGQGEPVSKWPCNPEKTLIGHVPDQREIISFGSGYGGNSLLGKKCFALRIASRLARDEGWLAEHMLILGITSPAGKKRYVAAAFPSACGKTNLAMMRPALPGWKVECVGDDIAWMRFDSEGRLRAINPENGFFGVAPGTSATTNPNAMATIQSNTIFTNVAETSDGGVYWEGIDQPLPPGVTVTSWLGKPWKPGDKEPCAHPNSRFCAPARQCPIMDPAWEAPEGVPIDAIIFGGRRPKGVPLVYEAFNWRHGVFVGSAMRSESTAAAEHKGKIIMHDPFAMRPFFGYNFGHYLEHWLSMERRKGAQLPRIFHVNWFRRDEAGHFLWPGFGENARVLDWICRRLEGEDSARETPIGLVPKEGALDLSGLGAIDTTQLFSLPKDFWEQEVRDIRSYLTEQVNQDLPKEVLAELEGLERRVHKM from the exons ATGTCCCCAGCTGATTTCCAGCGAGCTGTGGATGAGAGGTTTCCAGGCTGCATGCAGG GCCGCACCATGTATGTGCTTCCATTCAGCATGGGTCCTGTGGGCTCCCCGCTGTCCCGCATCGGGGTGCAGCTCACTGACTCAGCCTATGTGGTGGCAAGCATGCGTATTATGACCCGACTGGGGACACCTGTGCTTCAGGCCCTGGGAGATGGTGACTTTGTCAAGTGTCTGCACTCCGTGGGCCAGCCCCTGACAGGACAAG GGGAGCCGGTGAGCAAGTGGCCGTGCAACCCAGAGAAAACCCTGATTGGCCATGTGCCCGACCAGCGGGAGATCATCTCCTTCGGCAGCGGCTATGGTGGCAACTCCCTGCTGGGCAAGAAGTGCTTTGCCCTACGCATCGCCTCTCGGCTGGCCCGGGATGAGGGCTGGCTGGCAGAGCACATGCTG ATCCTGGGCATCACCAGCCCTGCAGGGAAGAAGCGCTATGTGGCAGCCGCCTTCCCTAGTGCCTGTggcaagaccaacctggctatgATGCGGCCCGCACTGCCAGGCTGGAAAGTGGAGTGTGTGGGGGATGACATTGCTTGGATGAGGTTTGACAGTGAAG GTCGACTCCGGGCCATCAACCCTGAGAACGGCTTCTTTGGGGTTGCCCCTGGTACCTCTGCCACCACCAATCCCAACGCCATGGCTACAATCCAGAGTAACACTATTTTTACCAATGTGGCTGAGACCAGTGATGGTGGCGTGTACTGGGAGGGCATTGACCAGCCTCTTCCACCTGGTGTTACTGTGACCTCCTGGCTGGGCAAACCCTGGAAACCTG GTGACAAGGAGCCCTGTGCACATCCCAACTCTCGATTTTGTGCCCCGGCTCGCCAGTGCCCCATCATGGACCCAGCCTGGGAGGCCCCAGAGGGTGTCCCCATTGATGCCATCATCTTTGGTGGCCGCAGACCCAAAG GGGTACCCCTGGTATACGAGGCCTTCAACTGGCGTCATGGGGTGTTTGTGGGCAGCGCCATGCGCTCTGAGTCCACTGCTGCAGCAGAACACAAAG GGAAGATCATCATGCACGACCCATTTGCCATGCGGCCCTTTTTTGGCTACAACTTCGGGCACTACCTGGAACACTGGCTGAGCATGGAAAGGCGCAAGGGGGCCCAGCTGCCCCGTATCTTCCATGTCAACTGGTTCCGGCGTGACGAGGCAGGGCACTTCCTGTGGCCAGGCTTTGGGGAGAATGCTCGGGTGCTAGACTGGATCTGCCGGCGGTTAGAGGGGGAGGACAGTGCCCGAGAGACACCCATTGGGCTGGTGCCAAAGGAAGGAGCCTTGGATCTCAGCGGCCTCGGAGCTATAGACACCACTCAGCTGTTCTCCCTCCCCAAGGACTTCTGGGAACAGGAGGTTCGTGACATTCGGAGCTACCTGACAGAGCAGGTCAACCAGGATCTGCCCAAAGAGGTGTTGGCTGAGCTTGAGGGCCTGGAGAGACGTGTGCACAAAATGTGA